A genome region from Triticum aestivum cultivar Chinese Spring chromosome 2B, IWGSC CS RefSeq v2.1, whole genome shotgun sequence includes the following:
- the LOC123046604 gene encoding elongation factor 1-alpha translates to MPRKVVSGPDYDDDYADYEDYEDYYDDDYDETGHADVKPPVNEKESSKKSSNTVPVLWKCSMCTFDNHETMVYCEMCGVFRESFVKSGKDVSIKESVNGISNNSGTSALSNSDSTKMPVKTSITNFDGDSERKYASTSHDKVNSTQLASVGSSSSTGKKKQPVISDNNVPIERTPQLIADHFQLKEDQGSIRASSSAQNKGSMETLSSDISQLSIERNNVNVAQPLPEEYKPEGWMLADQESGVLSQLNLAIVGHVDSGKSTLSGRLLHLLGKISKRDMHKNEKEAKEKGKGSFAYAWAMDESTEERARGVTMTVAVAYLETKKYRVVLLDSPGHKDFVPNLISGATQADAAILVVDASTGSFESGMDGEGGKSVGQTKEHAQLIRSFGVEQLIVAVNKMDAIGYSKDRLEFIKVRLGSFLRSCNFRDSAVTWIPLSAVENQNLIKSPSDARFTSWYQGSCLLDAIDSLQLPSRDVSKPLILPICDVIKSQSTGQLAAFGKLETGAIRNGSKVLVLPCEEVATVKTIERDSSSCSIARAGDNVAVILQGIDGSRIIPGGVLCHPGFPVPVANYLELKIRVLDITIPILIGYQVEFHIHHVKEAARVTKIVALLDKTGKPSKTAPRFLKSKQNAVVQVTLDQAVCVEEFSKCRALGRAFLRSSGSTIAVGIVTKIMRQDQH, encoded by the exons ATGCCTCGCAAGGTTGTCTCCGGGCCCGACTACGACGACGACTATGCTGATTATGAGGATTATGAGGATtactatgatgatgattatgatgagactggACATGCCGATGTTAAGCCCCCTGTGAATGAGAAAG AATCATCGAAGAAGTCTTCAAATACAGTGCCTGTGCTTTGGAAGTGCTCCATGTGCACATTCGATAATCATGAAACTATGGTATACTGTGAGATGTGTGGGGTTTTCCGGGAATCTTTCGTCAAATCTGGCAAGGATGTTTCGATCAAAG AATCTGTCAATGGAATATCAAACAATTCTGGGACATCTGCTCTGTCAAACTCTGATTCTACCAAGATGCCAGTGAAGACTTCTATTACAAACTTTGACGGTGATTCTGAGAGAAAGTATGCTAGCACATCTCATGATAAAG TCAATTCCACACAGTTGGCGTCTGTTGGTAGCTCATCAAGCACTGGAAAAAAGAAACAACCGGTAATCTCTGACAATAATGTGCCTATCGAGAGGACACCTCAATTGATTGCTGATCATTTTCAGCTAAAGGAGGACCAGGGTAGTATTAGGGCTAGCAGTTCTGCTCAGAATAAGGGTTCCATGGAGACACTTTCTTCTGACATAAGCCAGCTAAGTATCGAAAGGAATAATGTCAATGTTGCACAGCCTTTACCTGAAGAGTATAAGCCTGAGGGGTGGATGCTAGCTGATCAGGAGTCCGGGGTGCTGAGCCAACTAAACCTTGCAATA GTGGGTCATGTTGATTCTGGCAAGTCAACACTCTCTGGGAGATTGCTACACCTATTAGGGAAGATATCGAAAAGAGATATGCACAAAAATGAGAAGGAGGCTAAGGAAAAA GGAAAGGGGTCATTTGCTTATGCATGGGCCATGGATGAGAGTACTGAAGAAAGAGCAAGAGGTGTCACAATGACAGTGGCTGTCGCCTATTTGGAGACCAAGAAATACCGTGTAGTTCTGCTTGACTCTCCTGGCCACAAAGATTTCGTGCCAAATTTGATATCTGGTGCAACACAGGCTGATGCAGCTATTCTTGTGGTTGATGCATCAACTGGTTCTTTTGAATCTGGTATGGATGGGGAAGGAGGGAAAAGTGTTGGGCAGACAAAGGAGCATGCTCAGCTTATTAGAAGCTTTGGTGTTGAGCAACTTATTGTTGCAGTCAACAAGATGGATGCTATTGGGTACTCAAAAGATAGGTTGGAGTTCATCAAGGTACGACTTGGTAGTTTTCTGCGGTCATGCAACTTCCGGGATTCAGCTGTTACCTGGATTCCTCTTAGTGCTGTAGAGAACCAGAATTTGATTAAATCTCCTTCAGATGCTCGTTTTACCTCCTG GTATCAAGGGTCGTGTCTCTTGGATGCTATAGATTCCTTGCAGCTTCCTTCTCGGGATGTTTCAAAGCCCCTCATTCTTCCTATATGTGATGTTATCAAATCTCAGTCGACAGGACAACTGGCAGCTTTTGGAAAATTAGAAACTGGTGCTATTCGAAATGGTTCAAAG GTCTTGGTTTTACCTTGTGAGGAAGTGGCGACAGTGAAAACCATTGAACGAGACTCTAGTTCATGCAGCATAGCGAGAGCTGGTGACAATGTAGCAGTTATTTTACAGGGAATTGATGGTAGTCGAATAATACCTGGCGGGGTTCTTTGTCACCCTGGTTTCCCGGTGCCTGTAGCCAACTACTTGGAGCTTAAGATTCGAGTGTTGGACATCACCATCCCAATTCTCATTGGTTATCAG GTGGAGTTTCACATACATCATGTGAAGGAAGCTGCAAGAGTAACGAAAATCGTGGCGTTGCTTGACAAGACAGGCAAGCCAAGTAAAACAGCACCGCGGTTTCTTAAATCAAAGCAGAATGCTGTTGTGCAG GTTACGCTAGATCAAGCGGTCTGTGTCGAGGAATTCTCGAAATGCCGAGCTCTTGGAAGGGCATTCTTAAGGTCGTCTGGGAGCACGATCGCTGTCGGTATAGTGACTAAGATAATGAGGCAGGATCAGCACTAG
- the LOC123046603 gene encoding receptor protein kinase-like protein ZAR1, translating to MRTVPTTILLLLLLLALPPPAAVALTDDGLALLAFKAAVTDDPASVLAKWSESDADPCRWPGVTCANISSQPRVVGLAVAGKNVAGYIPSELGSLLFLRRLNLHDNRLTGGIPAALSNASSLHSIFLYNNALTGKLPMALCDLPRLQNLDVSRNSLSGELPLDLRNCRSLQRLIVSRNTFSGEVPAGVWPELSSLQQLDLSSNAFNGSIPPDLGQLPKLSGTLNLSHNQFSGIVPPELGRLPATVTLDLRFNNLSGAIPQTGSLASQGPTAFLNNPALCGFPLQVACRAVPPPTQSPPPQNTSSSTASASNDSQHQPIKSSLIALISVADAAGVALVGIILVYIYWKVKDRREGRGGRGRAIAEDDDDDDRNKGLCGCIWGRRGRGWADGSDGSSDDEEGGDGKCSGADGELVAIDRGFRMELDELLRSSAYVLGKGGKGIVYKVVVGNGSTPVAVRRLGGGGGGAERCKEFRAEARAMGRVRHPNVVRLRAYYWSPDEKLVVTDFVGNGNLATALRGRSGEPVLSWSARLKIAKGAARGLAYLHECSSTRRFVHAEVKPSNILLDADFTPRVADFGLVRLLAIAGCGPDGALPSSGGSLLGGAIPYTKPPAPAHASGYRAPEARAPGARPAQKWDVFSFGVILLELLTGRGPADHASPSTSASFSGQSTTTTDRSGSAEHEAVPEVVRWVRRGFEDARPVAEMVDPALLREAPTLPKKEIVAAFHVALACTEADPELRPKMKTVADSLDKIGS from the exons ATGAGGACAGTCCCGACCACGattctcctcctgctgctgctcctcgCATTGCCGCCGCCGGCGGCCGTGGCGCTCACCGACGACGGCCTCGCGCTGCTGGCCTTCAAGGCGGCCGTGACCGACGACCCGGCATCGGTCCTCGCGAAGTGGTCCGAGTCGGACGCCGACCCGTGCCGGTGGCCTGGCGTCACCTGCGCCAACATCTCGTCGCAGCCGCGCGTAGTCGGCCTGGCCGTCGCCGGGAAGAACGTGGCCGGCTACATCCCCTCGGAGCTCGGCTCGCTGCTCTTCCTCCGCCGGCTCAACCTCCACGACAACCGCCTCACGGGCGGCATCCCGGCCGCTCTCTCCAACGCATCCTCGCTCCACTCCATCTTCCTCTACAACAACGCGCTCACCGGCAAGCTCCCGATGGCGCTCTGCGACCTCCCGAGGCTGCAGAACCTCGACGTGTCCAGGAACTCGCTCTCCGGCGAGCTGCCGCTCGACCTCCGGAATTGCCGGAGCTTGCAGCGTCTTATCGTCTCCAGAAACACCTTCTCTGGGGAGGTGCCCGCCGGTGTTTGGCCGGAGTTGTCCAGCCTGCAGCAGCTCGACCTCTCCTCCAATGCTTTCAACGGCTCCATCCCGCCGGACCTCGGCCAGCTCCCCAAGCTCTCCGGCACGCTCAACCTCTCGCACAACCAGTTCTCCGGCATCGTGCCGCCGGAGCTCGGCCGCCTCCCGGCGACCGTCACCCTCGACCTCCGCTTCAACAACCTCTCCGGCGCCATCCCGCAGACGGGCTCCCTCGCCAGCCAGGGCCCCACCGCGTTCCTCAACAACCCCGCTCTCTGCGGCTTCCCGCTCCAAGTTGCCTGCCGAGCCGTCCCACCGCCGACGCAATCTCCGCCGCCACAGAACACCAGTTCATCAACAGCCTCCGCCTCTAACGACAGCCAGCATCAGCCAATTAAATCAAGCCTGATAGCGCtcatctccgtcgccgacgccgccggtGTCGCCCTCGTCGGCATCATCTTGGTGTACATATACTGGAAAGTCAAGGACCGGAGGGAAGGCCGCGGCGGCCGTGGGCGTGCAATCgctgaagacgacgacgatgatgatcggAACAAGGGGCTGTGCGGCTGCATTTGGGGCCGCCGCGGCAGAGGCTGGGCGGACGGCTCGGATGGCTCGTCGGACGACGAGGAAGGAGGAGACGGCAAGTGCAGCGGCGCCGATGGGGAGCTTGTAGCGATCGACCGGGGATTCCGGATGGAGCTGGACGAGCTGCTCCGGTCATCTGCGTATGTGCTGGGGAAGGGAGGGAAGGGGATCGTGTACAAGGTGGTGGTGGGCAATGGCTCGACGCCGGTGGCCGTTcggcggctgggcggcggcggtggtggcgccgAGAGGTGCAAGGAGTTCAGGGCGGAGGCGCGGGCGATGGGGCGGGTGCGGCACCCCAACGTGGTGCGGCTGCGCGCTTACTACTGGTCACCGGACGAGAAGCTCGTCGTCACCGACTTCGTCGGTAACGGCAACCTCGCCACCGCGCTGCGTG GTCGCAGCGGTGAACCTGTGCTGTCGTGGTCGGCGCGGCTGAAGATCGCCAAGGGCGCGGCGCGCGGCCTGGCGTACCTCCACGAGTGCAGCAGCACCCGGCGGTTCGTCCACGCCGAGGTCAAGCCGTCCAACATCCTCCTGGACGCCGACTTCACCCCCCGCGTCGCCGACTTCGGCCTCGTCCGCCTGCTCGCCATCGCCGGCTGCGGCCCCGACGGCGCGCTGCCGTCCTCCGGCGGCAGCCTCCTCGGCGGCGCCATCCCCTACACgaagccgccggcgccggcgcacgCGAGCGGCTACCGGGCGCCCGAGGCGCGCGCGCCGGGGGCGCGGCCGGCGCAGAAGTGGGACGTGTTCTCCTTCGGGGTGATCCTGCTGGAGCTGCTGACGGGGCGGGGCCCGGCGGACCACGCGTCGCCGTCGACGTCCGCGTCCTTCTCGGGACAGTCcacgacgacgacggaccggtccGGGAGCGCGGAGCACGAGGCGGTGCCGGAGGTGGTGCGGTGGGTGCGGCGCGGGTTCGAGGACGCGCGGCCGGTGGCGGAGATGGTGGACCCGGCGCTGCTGCGGGAGGCGCCGACGCTGCCCAAGAAGGAGATCGTCGCCGCGTTCCACGTCGCGCTGGCGTGCACCGAGGCCGACCCGGAGCTTCGGCCCAAGATGAAGACCGTCGCCGACAGCCTCGATAAGATCGGGTCGTGA